One genomic region from Desulfocurvibacter africanus subsp. africanus DSM 2603 encodes:
- a CDS encoding HD-GYP domain-containing protein yields the protein MSEVVPFQEEVEAADAVLTGAVEYTRHFMDEVRRGKIVDCREALPLVDQLIASATRNQSAVISLAKLKVHDEYTFHHSINVAMFSIIFGRSLGLPLEAQRVLGLAGIYHDVGKARIPEDILKKPEQLNDEEYSLIKRHAVEGYRVMRDSAVLHRDVLLAIMQHHERHDGQGYPRGLAGQAISPLARIISLVDVYDALTSNRCYRKASTPTTALGHIYHQQGAHFFPTYVERFIKCIGVFPPGSLVRLTDGSIAVVRSVNPDYSLLPTVSVYLDQRLRRCQPRIIDLAQAQADGLNLGILGCVDPRPLRIDPALLLR from the coding sequence ATGTCGGAGGTGGTGCCGTTCCAGGAGGAAGTCGAGGCGGCCGACGCTGTCTTAACCGGAGCGGTGGAGTACACGCGGCACTTCATGGACGAGGTGCGCCGTGGCAAGATCGTGGACTGTCGGGAGGCCTTGCCTCTCGTGGACCAGCTCATCGCCAGCGCAACCCGCAACCAGTCCGCCGTGATCAGCCTGGCCAAATTGAAGGTCCATGACGAATACACCTTCCACCACAGCATCAATGTGGCCATGTTCTCGATCATTTTTGGCCGGAGCTTGGGCTTGCCCCTGGAAGCGCAGAGGGTGCTCGGCCTCGCCGGCATCTACCACGACGTGGGCAAGGCGCGCATTCCCGAGGATATCCTCAAGAAGCCCGAGCAACTGAATGACGAGGAATACTCTCTAATCAAGCGTCACGCCGTGGAGGGCTACCGGGTCATGCGCGACTCGGCGGTGTTGCACCGTGACGTGCTCCTGGCCATCATGCAGCACCACGAACGCCATGATGGCCAGGGCTATCCCCGCGGCTTGGCGGGTCAGGCCATAAGCCCGCTGGCCCGCATCATCAGCTTGGTGGACGTGTACGATGCCCTGACCAGCAACCGTTGCTACCGCAAGGCGAGCACGCCGACCACGGCCCTTGGCCACATCTACCACCAGCAGGGCGCACATTTCTTCCCCACCTATGTAGAGCGCTTCATCAAGTGCATCGGCGTCTTTCCTCCCGGCAGCCTGGTGCGGCTGACGGATGGGAGCATCGCCGTGGTGCGTAGCGTCAACCCTGATTACAGCCTCCTGCCCACGGTAAGCGTATATCTCGACCAGCGGCTTCGCCGCTGTCAGCCCAGGATCATCGATCTGGCCCAGGCCCAGGCCGACGGGCTGAATCTGGGTATTCTGGGCTGTGTGGACCCGCGCCCCCTGCGCATTGATCCCGCCTTGCTCCTGCGTTGA
- a CDS encoding threonyl-tRNA synthetase editing domain-containing protein has product MKLLMFYAPEFWHKPFQKTLPEAPEAEPTGAMARDAVVVFYHGEAEDHDRRSSVLSKMLKNIKWLGGKFNTKQVVLHSFGHLSESKADPEFVRELVAEVRQRLENTGYSVGETPFGYLNEWKLHVAGDSLAKVFKSI; this is encoded by the coding sequence ATGAAATTGCTCATGTTTTATGCTCCCGAATTCTGGCACAAGCCCTTCCAAAAGACTCTGCCCGAAGCCCCGGAAGCCGAGCCGACCGGTGCAATGGCCCGCGATGCGGTAGTCGTTTTCTACCATGGCGAAGCCGAGGACCATGACCGCCGGAGTAGCGTCCTGTCCAAGATGCTGAAGAACATCAAATGGCTGGGAGGAAAATTCAACACCAAGCAGGTTGTACTGCACTCTTTCGGGCACCTCTCGGAAAGCAAAGCTGACCCGGAATTCGTGCGCGAGCTAGTCGCAGAGGTACGCCAACGGCTGGAGAACACTGGCTACAGCGTGGGCGAGACACCCTTCGGCTATCTGAACGAGTGGAAGCTCCACGTGGCCGGGGACTCCCTAGCCAAGGTTTTCAAAAGCATCTGA